Within Amycolatopsis sp. FDAARGOS 1241, the genomic segment GGCGGGCACGGCGCTTCGGCGCGCGAAGTGGCCGTGGTGCTGGAAGAACTGGGCCGCAGCGTGGCGCCGGTGCCCTACCTCGGCAGCGCGGTGCTGGCCACCTCGGCGCTGCTGGCCGCGGGCGGTGCCGTCGCGGCCGAGCTGCTGGGCCGCCTGGCTCCCGGTGAGCTGATCGGCGCGCTGGCCGTGCCGCTCTCGACCGCGCCGGGTTCGCCGTTCCCCACCTCCGTTTCGGTGAGCACCGACGGCACGCTGAGCGGGCGCGTGGGCACGGTCGCCGACGGGTCCGTTTCCGAGGTGTTCGTGGTGCCCGCGACCGGTCCGGACGGACCCGGGCTGTACGCGGTCGAAGCGCCGGCAGCCCAGGTGACCGAGCTGGTGTCGCTGGACCTCACGCGGCGGATCGCCGACGTCGAGCTGGCCGGCGCTCCCGCGCGGCTGATCGTCGCCGGCGCAGCGGCCGAAGCGGCGCTGGACACGGCGTTGAGCACGGCGGCGGGCCTGCTCGCCTCGGAGCAGACCGGGCTCACCGAATGGGCGCTGACCACCACCGTCACCTACCTCAAGGGCCGCTACCAGTTCGGCCGTCCGGTCGGCGGGTTCCAGTCGCTCAAGCACCGCCTGGCGAACGTGTACACGGACCTGGTCAACGCGCGCGCCACCGCCCGGTACGCCGCCGACGCGCTCGCCGGCGGGTACGACGTGCCGATCGCGGTGGCCGTCGCCCAGGCCCGGTGCGCGCCGATCGCGGTGCACGCCGTCGAGGAGGCGATCCAGCTGCACGGCGGGATCGGGATGACGTGGGAGCACCCCGCGCACCTGTTCCTCAAGCGCGCCAAGAGCGACGAGCTCGCATTCGGCACGCCGGGGCGCCACCGCGCGCGGCTGGCAGATCTCGTGGACCTGCCCGCCTGAATCGGGGTCCGGAGCCCCGCCGGCCGCTCGTCTGACGGGGCTCCTGCACGTCGTGGACACTGTGGACACTGCGGACACTGTGCGCGGGGCGCGCAGGCGTAAGAACAGGCGGCAAGAGTGCACTTTTTCCTGTGCAGCGGGGAGCTTCGGCTTCCTAGCCTGGTGATCATGGTGACGGACCCCGAGCAGCTGACGCTCACCGTCGGCACGCACCGGCACAGTGCGCTCGCGGCCGGACCCGAGTCCGGGGAGCTCGTCCTGTTGCTGCACGGATGGGCCGAGTTCGCCGATTCGTGGACCGCGGAGCTTGGCGCGCTCGGCGCGGCCGGTTACCGCGCCGTCGCCGTCGACCAGCGCGGGTACGCCGCCGGCGCGCGCCCGCTGGACGTCGACCAGTACTCGGTGCGCCACCTCATCACCGACGTGATCGCCTTCGCCGCGGCGCTCGGCCACGACCGCTTCCACCTCGTCGCCCACGACTGGGGCGGCATGGTCGGCTGGGCGTTCGCCAGCGCGCACCCGGACCAGCTCCGCTCGCTGACCGTGCTCACCACCCCGCACCCGGCCGCCCTGCACCGCGCGGCGACCGACGACCAGCGGCAGTTCCGCGACCTCGGCTACGTGCGCTTCTTCCGAAACCCCGACGGGCGCGCCGAGGCCTCCCTGCTGGCCGACGACGCCGCCGGACTGCGCGCCACGTACGGCGACCGCGTGCCGGCCGAGCTGGTCGAACGCAACATCTCGCGCCTCACCGAACCGGGTGCGCTGACCGCGGCCCTCAACTGGTACCGCGGCGGCCCGGCCACCGACGAGTTCGACATCCCCGCCGGCCGCATCTCCGTGCCGACGCTGTACCTGTGGGGCAGCGAAGACCCGTACCTGGGGCGCACGGCCGCCGAGCTGACGCGCTCGTACGTCGACGGGTCGTACGAGTTCGAGGTGGTCGAGGGCGCGAGCCACTGGCTGCCGGAGGAGGCCGCGGACTTCATCGTGCCGCGCATCTTGGACCACCTGCGCCGGCATTGATTCGCCCGCCACCGCGACCCCCTCGCATGGCTCGCCGTTTCGGCCCCCATGGCCCGCCCCGCACCCAGCCACAAACCGAGAGAACCCCGGCTACCGGACTCAGCGGACTTCATCACGCCTTGTACCTCGGACCACCTGAGCCGGCACTGATTCGCCCGCCACCGCAACGCCCTCGCATGCATCCCCGGTCCGGTTCACCTGACACCCACCCACAGCGCGAGATCGCGCCGGCTACTGGACTCAGCGGACTTCATCACGCCCCGCACCTCGGGACACCTGAGCCGACATCAATTCGCTCCCCACCGCGCCGCTCGCATGCCTCCCCGCTCCGCTCCCCATCGCCCGCACCCACACCCAGCCACACCGCGAGATCGCTCAAGAGCGATCTCGCCGTCTCGGCGAAGCCGAGACAAACAACACGGAAATGTGTTCGCAATTTCCGAAAACGTCTTGGCAATCATCGGGTCTTAGCGTCGCGCGTGCCCCTCCCCACTTGCTCGGAAGCGAGGCAGTACGTGGCAAGACCCAGAAGACTCACCCGGCGATCCGTGCTCGGCGGCGCCGGGGCGGCGGTCGCCGGTGGCACCCTTTCTCTCACCCTGGGTGCGGCGCCGGCGAGCTCGGCGCCGTCCCCCGCGGCCGGCGGGCCGGCTCTGCCGTCGGTGAACCAGATCCCCCACCGCAGCCGGCTCGTGGACTACGAGATCACCGAGCTCGCCGCGCTGCTGCGCGCGGGCCGCACGTCGAGCGTCGAAATCACCCAGGCCTACCTCGACCGGATCTCGAAGTTCAACGGCCCCTTCGAGAAGTACGGCGACAACGGCGCGTACAACGCGTTCGTGCGCGTCGACACCGCGAGCGCGCTCGCCGCCGCGCGAACTGCCGACCAGCGGATCTCGAACTGGCACCGGCACGGCGGCGACCTGTCGCCGTTGTGCGGGATCCCCATGGGCATCAAGGACTCCGTGGGCATCAAGGGCCTGAACGCGCAGGACGGCAGCCCGGCGTTCGAGGGCAACAAGGCGCTGCAGGACGCCACGGTGGTCGCCCGGCTGCGCGCGGCCGGCGTGGTGCTGCTGGGCAACACCATCTGCTCGGCGTTCTCGGGCTCGATCACCGGCACGTTCGCGGGCAACGCCTGGAGCCCGGCGCACGTGCCGGGCGGATCGAGCCAGGGCTCAGGAGTCGCGCCCATCGCACGGCTGGCCGCGGGCTGCATCGGCGAGGAGACCGGCGGCAGCATCATCATGCCGTCGGCCGCGAACGGCGCCAGCGGGATCAAGCCGTCGCTGGGCACGGTGTCGATCGCCGGGCTCATGCCACTCTCACCGGGTTACGACGTGCTCGGCCCGATCTCCCGCAGCGCACGGGACTCC encodes:
- a CDS encoding acyl-CoA dehydrogenase family protein, which produces MSELPTPDLLYSDVEEDLRASVRDLLTDQVSPAALLARVETSEPYDLKLWRTLAADLGAAGLMVPEELGGHGASAREVAVVLEELGRSVAPVPYLGSAVLATSALLAAGGAVAAELLGRLAPGELIGALAVPLSTAPGSPFPTSVSVSTDGTLSGRVGTVADGSVSEVFVVPATGPDGPGLYAVEAPAAQVTELVSLDLTRRIADVELAGAPARLIVAGAAAEAALDTALSTAAGLLASEQTGLTEWALTTTVTYLKGRYQFGRPVGGFQSLKHRLANVYTDLVNARATARYAADALAGGYDVPIAVAVAQARCAPIAVHAVEEAIQLHGGIGMTWEHPAHLFLKRAKSDELAFGTPGRHRARLADLVDLPA
- a CDS encoding alpha/beta fold hydrolase, whose protein sequence is MVTDPEQLTLTVGTHRHSALAAGPESGELVLLLHGWAEFADSWTAELGALGAAGYRAVAVDQRGYAAGARPLDVDQYSVRHLITDVIAFAAALGHDRFHLVAHDWGGMVGWAFASAHPDQLRSLTVLTTPHPAALHRAATDDQRQFRDLGYVRFFRNPDGRAEASLLADDAAGLRATYGDRVPAELVERNISRLTEPGALTAALNWYRGGPATDEFDIPAGRISVPTLYLWGSEDPYLGRTAAELTRSYVDGSYEFEVVEGASHWLPEEAADFIVPRILDHLRRH